Proteins from one Pseudomonas sp. KBS0710 genomic window:
- the acs gene encoding acetate--CoA ligase — protein MSAASLYPVRPEVAANTLTDEATYKAMYQQSVVNPDGFWREQAKRLDWVKPFTAVKQTSFDDHHVDIKWFADGTLNVSYNCLDRHLAERGDQAAIIWEGDDPSESRTITYRELHEQVCKFANALRGQDVHRGDVVTIYMPMIPEAVVAMLACTRIGAIHSVVFGGFSPEALAGRIIDCKSKVVITADEGIRAGKKIPLKANVDDALTNPETSSIQKVIVCKRTNGNIKWNQHRDIWYEDLMKVAGTVCAPKEMGAEEALFILYTSGSTGKPKGVQHTTGGYLLYAALTHERVFDYRPGEIYWCTADVGWVTGHTYIVYGPLANGATTLLFEGVPNYPDITRVGKIVDKHKVNILYTAPTAIRAMMASGTAACEGVDGSSLRLLGSVGEPINPEAWDWYYKNVGQSRCPIVDTWWQTETGATLMSPLPGAHALKPGSAARPFFGVVPALVDNLGNIIEGAAEGNLVILDSWPGQARTLYGDHDRFVDTYFKTFRGMYFTGDGARRDEDGYWWITGRVDDVLNVSGHRMGTAEIESAMVAHPKVAEAAVVGVPHDIKGQGIYVYVTLKNGEEPNEALRLELKNWVRKEIGPIASPDVIQWAPGLPKTRSGKIMRRILRKIATAEYDGLGDISTLADPGVVAHLIETHKTMNVA, from the coding sequence ATGAGTGCGGCTTCCCTGTACCCCGTTCGCCCCGAAGTAGCAGCCAACACGCTGACCGACGAGGCGACCTACAAGGCCATGTACCAGCAGTCGGTGGTCAACCCCGATGGCTTCTGGCGCGAGCAAGCCAAGCGCCTTGACTGGGTCAAGCCTTTCACTGCGGTCAAGCAGACCTCTTTCGACGACCACCATGTCGACATCAAATGGTTCGCCGACGGTACCCTCAACGTTTCCTACAACTGCCTGGACCGCCATCTCGCCGAGCGTGGTGATCAGGCGGCGATCATCTGGGAGGGCGATGACCCTTCCGAAAGCCGCACCATCACTTACCGCGAGCTGCATGAACAAGTCTGCAAGTTCGCCAACGCCCTGCGTGGCCAGGATGTGCATCGCGGCGACGTGGTGACTATCTATATGCCGATGATCCCCGAAGCCGTGGTCGCCATGTTGGCCTGTACCCGCATCGGTGCGATTCACTCCGTGGTGTTTGGCGGTTTTTCACCGGAAGCCCTGGCCGGTCGCATTATCGACTGTAAGTCGAAGGTGGTGATCACCGCCGACGAAGGCATCCGCGCCGGTAAGAAAATTCCGCTGAAGGCCAACGTCGACGACGCGCTGACCAACCCGGAAACCAGCAGCATCCAGAAAGTCATTGTGTGCAAGCGCACCAATGGCAACATCAAGTGGAACCAGCATCGCGACATCTGGTACGAAGACCTGATGAAAGTGGCGGGCACCGTGTGTGCGCCGAAAGAGATGGGCGCCGAAGAAGCACTGTTCATCCTTTACACCTCGGGCTCCACCGGCAAGCCTAAAGGCGTGCAGCACACCACTGGCGGCTACTTGCTGTACGCCGCCCTTACCCACGAGCGCGTGTTCGACTACCGCCCGGGCGAAATCTACTGGTGCACCGCCGACGTCGGCTGGGTCACCGGCCACACCTATATCGTCTACGGCCCGCTGGCCAATGGCGCGACCACGTTGCTGTTTGAAGGCGTGCCGAACTACCCGGATATCACGCGGGTGGGCAAGATCGTCGACAAGCACAAGGTCAATATCCTCTACACCGCACCGACTGCGATCCGCGCGATGATGGCGTCCGGCACCGCTGCCTGCGAAGGTGTGGATGGCAGCAGCCTGCGCTTGCTCGGGTCGGTGGGTGAGCCGATCAACCCGGAAGCCTGGGATTGGTACTACAAGAATGTCGGCCAATCCCGTTGCCCGATCGTCGACACCTGGTGGCAGACCGAAACCGGCGCCACCTTGATGAGCCCGCTGCCGGGTGCCCACGCCCTCAAGCCGGGTTCGGCGGCACGCCCGTTCTTTGGTGTGGTGCCAGCGTTGGTGGACAACCTCGGTAACATCATCGAGGGCGCTGCCGAAGGCAACCTGGTGATCCTCGATTCGTGGCCAGGCCAGGCGCGTACGCTGTATGGCGACCATGACCGTTTCGTCGACACTTACTTCAAGACTTTCCGTGGCATGTACTTCACCGGTGACGGTGCGCGCCGTGATGAAGACGGCTACTGGTGGATCACTGGGCGGGTGGATGACGTGTTGAACGTGTCCGGCCACCGTATGGGCACTGCCGAGATTGAAAGCGCGATGGTTGCGCACCCGAAAGTCGCTGAAGCGGCGGTGGTCGGTGTGCCCCATGACATCAAGGGGCAGGGCATCTATGTGTATGTCACGCTCAAGAATGGCGAGGAGCCGAACGAAGCGCTGCGCCTGGAGCTGAAAAACTGGGTGCGTAAAGAGATTGGGCCGATTGCCTCGCCGGATGTGATCCAGTGGGCGCCGGGCTTGCCGAAGACGCGTTCGGGTAAAATCATGCGCCGGATTCTGCGCAAGATTGCCACGGCCGAGTATGACGGATTGGGGGATATCTCCACCTTGGCCGACCCAGGTGTGGTGGCGCATTTGATTGAGACGCACAAGACCATGAACGTCGCGTAA
- a CDS encoding ABC transporter substrate-binding protein produces MKKLVLLGALALSVLSMQAFADEKPLKIGIEAAYPPFASKAPDGSIVGFDYDIGNALCAEMKVKCVWVEQEFDGLIPALKVRKIDAILSSMSITEDRKKSVDFTNRYYLSPAQLVMKEGTKVSDSLDELKGKKIGVQRGSIHDRFAKEVLAPKGVTVVPYSSQNEIYLDVEAGRLDGTVADATLLQDGFLKTPAGKGYAFVGPQFTDAKYFGDGIGIAVRKGDKADLDKINAAIAAIRANGEYKKIQDKYFDFDIYGADPK; encoded by the coding sequence ATGAAGAAACTTGTGCTGTTGGGCGCCCTGGCGCTGTCCGTGCTGTCCATGCAGGCCTTCGCTGATGAAAAGCCTCTGAAAATTGGTATCGAAGCGGCTTACCCTCCGTTTGCCTCGAAGGCGCCGGATGGCAGCATCGTCGGTTTTGACTACGACATCGGCAATGCCCTGTGCGCTGAGATGAAGGTCAAGTGCGTATGGGTCGAGCAGGAATTCGACGGCCTGATCCCTGCGCTCAAGGTGCGCAAGATCGACGCGATCCTGTCGTCCATGTCCATCACCGAAGACCGCAAGAAGTCTGTGGACTTCACCAACCGCTATTACCTGAGCCCAGCGCAGCTGGTGATGAAGGAAGGCACCAAGGTCAGCGACAGCCTGGATGAATTGAAGGGCAAGAAAATCGGCGTGCAACGCGGTTCGATCCACGATCGTTTCGCCAAGGAAGTCCTGGCGCCTAAAGGCGTCACGGTTGTGCCTTACAGCTCGCAGAACGAAATCTACCTGGACGTGGAAGCCGGTCGCCTCGATGGCACCGTGGCCGACGCCACCCTGTTGCAAGACGGCTTCCTGAAAACCCCGGCCGGTAAAGGCTACGCGTTCGTGGGCCCACAGTTCACCGACGCCAAGTACTTCGGTGACGGTATCGGCATCGCGGTACGCAAAGGCGACAAGGCCGACCTGGACAAGATCAACGCGGCCATCGCGGCGATCCGTGCCAACGGCGAATACAAGAAAATCCAGGACAAATACTTCGACTTCGATATTTACGGCGCTGACCCTAAGTAA
- a CDS encoding ABC transporter permease: MLNGYGAVILDGAWLTLQLALSSMALAIVLGLIGVALRLSPVRWLAWLGDLYSTVIRGIPDLVLILLIFYGGQDLLNRVAPMLGYDDYIDLNPLAAGIGTLGFIFGAYLSETFRGAFMAIPKGQAEAGLAYGMSSFQVFFRVMVPQMIRLAIPGFTNNWLVLTKATALISVVGLQDMMFKAKQAADATREPFTFFLAVAAMYLVITSVSLLALRYLEKRYSVGVRAADL; the protein is encoded by the coding sequence ATGTTGAACGGCTACGGGGCTGTCATCCTCGATGGCGCATGGTTGACGCTTCAGCTCGCCTTGTCGTCCATGGCCTTGGCCATTGTTCTGGGTCTGATCGGGGTCGCGTTACGCCTGTCGCCGGTGCGCTGGCTGGCTTGGCTGGGTGACTTGTACTCCACGGTGATCCGCGGGATCCCCGACCTGGTGCTGATTCTGCTGATTTTCTACGGCGGCCAGGACCTGCTTAACCGCGTCGCGCCGATGCTCGGCTATGACGACTATATCGACTTGAACCCCTTGGCCGCCGGTATCGGCACCCTGGGTTTCATCTTTGGCGCCTACCTCTCGGAAACCTTCCGTGGCGCCTTCATGGCCATCCCCAAGGGCCAGGCCGAGGCCGGCCTTGCGTATGGCATGAGCAGTTTCCAGGTGTTTTTCCGGGTGATGGTGCCGCAGATGATCCGGCTGGCGATCCCTGGTTTTACCAACAACTGGCTGGTACTCACCAAGGCCACCGCGCTGATTTCGGTGGTGGGCCTGCAAGACATGATGTTCAAGGCCAAGCAGGCGGCAGACGCCACCCGCGAGCCTTTTACCTTCTTCCTCGCAGTGGCGGCGATGTACCTGGTGATCACCAGCGTGTCGTTGCTGGCCCTGCGTTACCTTGAGAAGCGCTACTCGGTAGGCGTAAGGGCGGCTGATCTATGA
- a CDS encoding ABC transporter permease yields MIFDYNVIWEAMPLYVGGLVTTLKLLAISLFFGLLAALPLGLMRVSKQPVINGAAWLYTYVIRGTPMLVQLFLIYYGLAQFEAVRESFLWPLLSSATFCACLAFAINTSAYTAEIIAGSLKATPNGEIEAAKAMGMSRYKLYRRILLPSALRRALPQYSNEVIMMLQTTSLASIVTLIDITGAARTVNAQYYLPFEAYITAGVFYLCLTFILVRLFKLAERRWLSYLAPRKH; encoded by the coding sequence ATGATCTTCGACTACAACGTCATCTGGGAGGCTATGCCGCTGTACGTTGGCGGCCTGGTAACCACCCTGAAACTGCTGGCCATTTCGCTGTTCTTCGGCTTGCTCGCTGCCTTGCCTCTGGGCTTGATGCGCGTGTCCAAGCAGCCGGTCATCAACGGCGCGGCCTGGCTCTACACCTACGTGATTCGCGGCACGCCGATGCTGGTGCAGCTGTTTTTGATCTACTACGGCCTGGCGCAATTCGAAGCGGTGCGTGAAAGCTTCCTGTGGCCGCTGCTGTCGAGCGCCACGTTCTGCGCGTGCCTGGCCTTTGCGATCAACACCAGCGCCTACACCGCCGAAATCATCGCCGGCAGCCTCAAGGCCACGCCGAACGGTGAGATCGAAGCGGCCAAGGCCATGGGCATGTCGCGCTACAAGCTGTACCGCCGCATCCTGCTGCCGTCGGCCCTGCGCCGTGCGCTGCCGCAGTACAGCAACGAAGTGATCATGATGTTGCAGACCACCAGCCTGGCGTCCATCGTCACCTTGATCGACATCACCGGTGCTGCACGCACCGTGAACGCCCAGTACTACTTGCCGTTCGAAGCCTATATCACCGCCGGCGTGTTCTACTTGTGCCTGACTTTTATCCTGGTGCGCCTGTTCAAGTTGGCCGAGCGCCGCTGGCTGAGCTACCTGGCTCCACGGAAGCATTGA